One window of Camelina sativa cultivar DH55 chromosome 4, Cs, whole genome shotgun sequence genomic DNA carries:
- the LOC104780204 gene encoding WAT1-related protein At3g30340-like, with amino-acid sequence MVKFDTKLWKAVFIMSIINIGLSGVNVMFKKMIDQGINRMVATTYRLAAGTLFLIPFSIFMERHNRPKLTGRILCSLFFSALLGTSLVQYFFLIGLEYTSSTFSLAFSNMVPSVTFALALVFRQETLNIKSNVGRAKVLGTMICICGALVLTLYKGTALTREHSTHMQTQTRTDSTGAMTQKWAMGSIMLVISIIIWSSWFIVQAKISQVYPCQYTSTTILSFFGVIQSGLLSLISERSMSMWVVKDRFQVLALLYSGIVGSGLCYVGMSWCLRQRGPVFTSSFIPLIQVFAAIFSFSFLHEQIYCGSVIGSVVIIVGLYILLWGKSKDKSAPITKQEPLNLDLEGCGTAPKELNSAAHPVSAK; translated from the exons ATGGTGAAGTTTGATACAAAACTATGGAAAGCTGTGTTTATTATGTCGATAATTAACATTGGGCTAAGCGGTGTAAACGTTATGTTCAAGAAGATGATTGATCAAGGGATTAACCGTATGGTTGCGACCACTTACCGACTTGCCGCAGGAACTCTGTTCTTGATACCATTTTCGATTTTCATGGAAAG ACATAACAGGCCAAAACTCACTGGTAGGATCTTGTGCTCACTCTTCTTTAGCGCTCTTCTGGG GACAAGTTTGGTGCAATACTTCTTTCTTATTGGACTTGAGTATACATCTTCTACTTTTTCCTTAGCGTTTAGCAACATGGTTCCTTCAGTCACCTTTGCGTTGGCTCTCGTCTTTAG GCAAGAGACGCTGAACATCAAGAGCAATGTAGGAAGAGCCAAAGTATTAGGCACAATGATATGCATTTGTGGAGCTTTGGTGCTTACGCTTTATAAAGGAACCGCTTTAACTCGAGAGCACAGTACTCATATGCAAACACAAACGAGAACTGATTCAACCGGTGCAATGACACAGAAGTGGGCAATGGGTTCGATCATGCTAGTTATATCGATCATAATATGGTCATCTTGGTTCATTGTTCAAGCTAAAATAAGCCAGGTTTATCCATGCCAATACACTAGCACCACGATCCTCTCTTTCTTTGGTGTGATCCAATCTGGTTTGTTGAGTTTGATCTCGGAGAGGAGCATGTCTATGTGGGTCGTTAAAGACAGGTTCCAAGTTTTAGCTTTACTTTATTCG GGTATCGTTGGATCGGGACTGTGCTACGTGGGAATGTCGTGGTGTCTCAGGCAACGAGGTCCGGTTTTCACGTCCAGCTTCATACCTTTGATCCAAGTCTTTGCTGCCATTTTcagcttctcttttcttcatgaGCAAATTTACTGTGGAAG TGTGATAGGATCAGTGGTCATCATCGTGGGACTTTATATACTTTTATGGGGCAAAAGCAAGGATAAGTCTGCGCCGATTACCAAACAAGAACCATTAAATCTCGATCTTGAAGGTTGTGGGACAGCACCAAAGGAACTCAATAGTGCTGCCCATCCAGTCTCTGCTAAATAA
- the LOC104780205 gene encoding root meristem growth factor 4-like, whose translation MYLLFKNEKGERTWKNLSLIIMMRFTTIVLAFLLIIQSLEEEHVLVYAHEGGEASHKSVDYRGDQGSSTLHPQVLYDVAPRELRSGRTARAEKKQVTAMNNDNWSFKMSASSEHLTGGRKLGFHKRREQKQTNVLVDIDITKHTSCQKMMTIVNYLTIDNSLPRLEPSTSAKNMKKLARLLRNDYPIHSKPRRKPPINNQTPGLI comes from the exons ATGTATCTCTTATTCAAAAACGAAAAGGGAGAGAGAACTTGGAAGAATCTGTCTTTGATAATCATGATGCGATTCACAACCATAGTACTAGCTTTCCTTTTGATTATTCAATCCCTAGAAGAGGAACATGTCCTAGTCTATGCTCATGAAG GCGGAGAAGCTAGTCACAAGAGTGTTGACTATCGTGGAGATCAAGGTTCATCGACACTGCACCCTCaa GTTTTATACGACGTTGCACCGAGAGAACTAAGGTCGGGGAGAACAGCGAGAGCCGAGAAGAAGCAAGTGACGGCAATGAACAATGATAACTGGAGTTTCAAGATGTCAGCTTCATCAGAGCATTTGACGGGTGGGCGTAAATTAGGGTTTCACAAAAGAA GAGAGCAAAAGCAGACCAATGTATTGGTAGATATTGACATCACCAAG CATACATCTTGTCAAAAGATGATGACCATAGTCAACTATCTCACCATCGATAATAGCCTTCCAAGACTTGAACCATCTACTTCAGCCAAGAATATGAAGAAACTGGCTCGATTGTTACGCAATGATTATCCGATCCATAGTAAGCCTCGACGCAAGCCTCCAATCAATAATCAAACTCCTGGCTTGATCTAA